In a single window of the Necator americanus strain Aroian chromosome X, whole genome shotgun sequence genome:
- a CDS encoding hypothetical protein (NECATOR_CHRX.G26476.T1) — protein MYVVIICRHRKDKRLGYHKGVFEVSIAHVFSVAPPTNNATRALRTNKDDHSSDPCLNNYTVKKEDGKVVLEFFSDLPDSHVYLAPHYFTDDGHVILNILHSKVRHAIAWSNIALHPVLRVKSECLKDLSPVLINTR, from the coding sequence aTGTACGTGGTAATAATATGTCGACACCgaaaggataaaaggcttggttacCATAAGGGTGTTTTTGAAGTATCGATCGCTCATGTTTTCTCAGTCGCACCTCCTACCAACAATGCTACACGCGCCCTTCGCACGAACAAAGATGACCACTCTTCAGATCCCTGTTTGAACAACTACACCGTCAAGAAAGAGGATGGAAAGGTCGTTCTCGAATTCTTTTCTGATCTCCCCGACAGTCATGTCTACTTGGCTCCTCACTATTTCACTGATGATGGACATGTGATCCTAAACATTCTCCATTCTAAAGTCCGACATGCCATCGCATGGTCAAACATCGCACTCCACCCGGTCCTGAGAGTGAAGTCTGAATGTCTGAAAGACCTATCGCCAGTTCTTATCAACACACGGTAA
- a CDS encoding hypothetical protein (NECATOR_CHRX.G26475.T3), which translates to MRRCGPTPALTIFVAYDPTSSCEEEDVEAFYMDLEKFCREDHAFYKVIIGDFNAKIGPRRAPGDIHIGIQSTNYCLSFTQSLQERSLIGLKKSWMKDRYASKQKVSREYNMQLCLTFIDLKKAFDTVETEAVMEALYNQTFPTPYIKMLRELYSNFTTKISSLYNDIVIDMKRELNLDKAMLCRQLHHLCFADDIALITTSISDGERMLDTFDETYTWAFRKQEENAVNVAESAVERVMLGVFRVKQVRNGIRNPLSHQGPKIRDAAAFTKGSKKKGRPPTQWSDFFTKSIKENNDAIRVPREQRNHWATLVRDWGKSKITGARSTSSKINGS; encoded by the exons atgagaagatgtggtccaacgcctgctttgactatcttcgtcgcttacgatCCAACATCAAGTTGCGAAGAAGAAGacgtcgaagctttctatatggacctggagaagttctgccgagaagatcatgccttctacaaggtcataattggcgatttcaacgccaaaattggcccaagaagagCGCCTGGGGATATTCATATCGGGATCCAATCTACAAACTACTGTCTGTCATTTACTCAGTCTTTACAAGAgagatccttaataggattgaaaaagtcttggatgaaggacagatatgcgagcaagcaga aagtatcacgagagtacaacaTGCAGCTCTGTCTCACTTTtatcgatttgaagaaagccttcgatacagttgagaccgaagcggtcatggaagccttgtACAACCAAACCTTCCCTACTCCGTACATAAAGATGCTTcgtgagttgtatagcaacttcacAACCAAAATTTCTTCACTCTACAATGATATCGTAATCGACATGAAGAGAGAG ctgaacctggACAAGGCGATGTTatgtcggcagctacaccatttgtgctttgctgatgacatcgcaCTGATAACAACTAGCATCAGCGACGGGGAACGAATGCTGGACacattcgacgaaacat acacctgggcatttcgcaagcaggaagaaaacgcggtgaacGTCGCTGAAAGCgcagttgagagagtgatgctaggagtattcCGCGTCAAGCAAGTGAGGAACGGGATTCGAAATCCTCTCTCACATCAGGGACCGAAGATTAgggacgccgccgcgtttaccaagggaagtaaaaaaaaag gaagaccaccgacccaatggtcagatttcttcacgaagtccatcaaagaaaataatgatgcTATTCGTGTTCCACGGGAGcagaggaaccactgggcgactctggtaCGCGATTGGGGCAAATCGAagattactggcgcccgctcgaccagttcgaagattaACGGGAGTTAA